In Nitrospinota bacterium, the genomic stretch CCTTGGGGAACGGGTACGAATGCGTTGGGCTGGAGTATGATTTCGAGGCGCTAAAATCGAACCGGGAGAACGGCCTGCCAAACATGGCCCGGGCCAGCGCCGGGGAGATACCGTTCAAGACCGCTTCGTTTGATGTAGTGGTCTGCTCGGAATTGCTGGAGCACATGCCGGGGGACGAAGACGGAAAAGTTCTTTCGGAAATAGGCCGAGTCACCAAACCCGGCGGCAGGGTATTCATAACAGTGCCCGCGCTGGAAGGGCTCCGCGCCACAACCCCGTTGCGCAACCTTGGCCACGACATCCCCGGCTCAGGCGAGTATCACCACAAAATCGGATACTCATGGGACCAGATGAACCGGCTCATAGCGGATACCGGGGTCTTCCGGGTGGTGAACCGGCGGTATTCAATGGTTATCCTGTCCGAGCTTT encodes the following:
- a CDS encoding class I SAM-dependent methyltransferase — protein: MTQQAHPLRYSVHTRLRQFHLGQLMPKGGGRLLDVGCGVGYMMRALGNGYECVGLEYDFEALKSNRENGLPNMARASAGEIPFKTASFDVVVCSELLEHMPGDEDGKVLSEIGRVTKPGGRVFITVPALEGLRATTPLRNLGHDIPGSGEYHHKIGYSWDQMNRLIADTGVFRVVNRRYSMVILSELFMDLLKLVYLKKNKMKEQSDLMKMNDSPLFKIYRLAFPFLHAVFVAEDFIASPALKGHILVVEVERV